The following are from one region of the Leptospira terpstrae serovar Hualin str. LT 11-33 = ATCC 700639 genome:
- a CDS encoding aminoglycoside 6-adenylyltransferase, whose translation MNIFEAYLENLIKRVKLDSRFIAVCTAGSSITNELDKFSDLDIVLITENHVTFSPEEMKQFADQIGNLLVGFTGEHVGENRLLICLYNSPLLHVDLKFIQIQDFRNRVENPKVIFDRFHKIPELYQNTEAVWPNLNFQWMEDRFWVWIHYAATKLGRGEYFEAIDFLSFLRGNVLGPMFHLKYEKNPRGVRKLEFLLSEMDLNNLKRTLPIYDFDSIFESILASVQLYCELRDSLAIDLKKHEIAQRESVTYLKSLKQ comes from the coding sequence ATGAACATCTTTGAAGCCTACCTTGAAAACTTAATCAAAAGAGTGAAATTGGATTCACGATTCATTGCTGTATGCACAGCGGGATCTTCCATTACCAATGAACTAGACAAATTCTCAGATTTAGACATTGTTTTAATTACAGAAAATCATGTGACGTTTTCACCAGAAGAAATGAAACAATTTGCAGATCAAATCGGAAATCTACTTGTTGGTTTTACAGGCGAACACGTGGGTGAAAATCGATTGCTCATCTGTTTATACAATTCCCCTCTACTCCATGTAGATCTCAAATTTATACAAATCCAAGATTTCAGAAATCGAGTAGAAAATCCAAAAGTGATTTTCGATCGATTCCACAAAATCCCCGAACTATACCAAAACACCGAAGCGGTTTGGCCAAATCTAAACTTTCAATGGATGGAAGATCGATTCTGGGTTTGGATTCATTATGCGGCCACAAAACTGGGAAGAGGCGAATACTTTGAAGCCATCGATTTTCTTTCCTTTTTAAGAGGGAATGTCCTCGGTCCTATGTTTCATTTAAAATATGAAAAGAATCCGAGAGGAGTTCGGAAATTGGAATTTCTTTTGTCAGAAATGGATTTAAACAATTTAAAAAGAACTTTGCCTATTTATGATTTTGACTCTATCTTTGAATCCATTTTGGCTTCGGTTCAACTTTACTGTGAACTGAGAGATTCATTGGCCATTGATCTGAAAAAACACGAAATCGCGCAAAGAGAAAGTGTAACCTACCTAAAAAGCCTAAAACAATGA
- a CDS encoding ArsR/SmtB family transcription factor has translation MSKEIEGADLVFKALADPSRRKVLDLLYLENGQTLSALCEQLDMQRQSATQHIDILIKANLVTVVWRGREKLHFINPVPIHEVYERWVRKFETNRLGFLYDLKVQLEGENDGKK, from the coding sequence ATGTCGAAAGAAATCGAAGGTGCTGATCTGGTGTTCAAAGCACTAGCGGATCCGAGTCGCAGAAAAGTACTCGATCTCCTCTATCTTGAGAATGGCCAAACGTTATCTGCCCTTTGTGAACAACTCGATATGCAAAGGCAATCGGCAACACAACACATAGACATTTTGATCAAAGCCAACTTGGTAACAGTTGTTTGGAGAGGAAGAGAGAAACTTCACTTTATTAATCCAGTGCCAATTCATGAAGTCTATGAACGTTGGGTTCGAAAATTTGAAACCAATCGCTTAGGGTTTTTATACGACCTGAAAGTGCAACTTGAAGGAGAAAACGATGGAAAAAAATAG
- a CDS encoding SRPBCC family protein: protein MEKNSFVYVTYILTTPEKVWNAIIDPEITSQYWLDPLAKNPAHINVSDWKPGSLWKHEKLDDAKTVDIIGKVIESSPPHRLVLTWARPKEMDEESKHARVTFDIEPYANGLVRLVVTHEDLDPQMLAGISSGWPSVLSNLKTFLESGRPLAGHIVSV, encoded by the coding sequence ATGGAAAAAAATAGTTTCGTCTATGTCACGTATATACTTACCACACCGGAAAAAGTTTGGAATGCAATCATTGATCCGGAAATCACAAGTCAATATTGGCTTGATCCATTAGCAAAGAACCCGGCACACATCAATGTTTCCGATTGGAAGCCAGGTTCCCTATGGAAACATGAAAAGTTGGATGATGCCAAAACAGTGGATATCATCGGTAAGGTTATAGAAAGTTCACCTCCGCATCGTTTGGTGCTTACTTGGGCTCGTCCCAAGGAAATGGATGAGGAATCAAAACATGCTCGAGTTACATTTGACATTGAACCTTATGCTAATGGACTCGTTCGTTTGGTAGTCACACACGAAGATCTAGATCCACAAATGTTAGCTGGAATTTCCTCAGGTTGGCCGAGTGTTCTATCAAATCTCAAAACATTTTTAGAATCAGGTCGCCCATTAGCGGGACACATTGTTAGTGTTTAG
- a CDS encoding GFA family protein, with amino-acid sequence MNLPYTGGCACGAIRYHISDEPIFMNDCQCKDCQKMSGTGHGSYLTFPSRTQVKLEGEATHFDRIGDSGNTKTNSFCPKCGSPVYMTFAGMPKLFTIHATSLDDPGRYKPQAVTYSLRGFPWDHLDPALPKFETMPKT; translated from the coding sequence ATGAATTTACCTTATACTGGCGGATGTGCTTGCGGTGCCATTCGTTACCATATTTCAGATGAACCAATCTTTATGAATGACTGCCAATGCAAAGATTGTCAAAAAATGAGCGGAACGGGACATGGATCTTACTTAACTTTTCCCTCACGTACACAAGTAAAACTCGAAGGAGAGGCTACCCATTTTGATAGGATTGGAGACAGCGGCAATACCAAAACAAATAGCTTTTGCCCAAAATGTGGCTCGCCTGTCTATATGACGTTTGCTGGTATGCCAAAACTCTTTACAATACACGCCACAAGTTTGGATGATCCTGGCCGATACAAACCACAAGCGGTAACATACTCTCTTCGAGGATTTCCTTGGGACCACCTCGATCCGGCTTTACCTAAATTTGAAACAATGCCAAAAACCTAA
- a CDS encoding GNAT family N-acetyltransferase, with amino-acid sequence MLESTNRKDLEIKKLSASDLDQFIELIRVFEDVFEMKNFQIPNSNYLQTLLERDDFFVFVSVLNNHVIGGLTSYTLRQYYSEKPLVYIYDLAVLTPYQRQGIGKSLIQSINAYCKDWGAEEVFVQADLVDDYALDFYRSTGATGESVVHFYYPLG; translated from the coding sequence ATGTTAGAAAGTACGAACAGGAAAGACTTGGAAATTAAAAAACTTAGTGCCAGTGATTTGGATCAATTCATTGAACTCATTCGAGTTTTTGAAGATGTATTTGAAATGAAAAATTTTCAAATTCCAAACTCTAACTATCTACAAACACTTTTGGAGAGGGATGATTTTTTTGTATTTGTATCTGTATTAAACAACCATGTGATTGGAGGTTTGACTTCCTACACCCTTCGTCAATATTACTCAGAAAAACCGCTAGTATATATCTATGATTTAGCTGTGCTCACCCCATACCAACGCCAAGGAATTGGAAAATCACTCATCCAAAGTATCAACGCCTATTGTAAAGATTGGGGTGCCGAGGAAGTTTTCGTTCAAGCTGATTTGGTAGACGACTACGCACTCGATTTTTACCGATCTACGGGAGCCACTGGGGAAAGTGTGGTTCACTTCTATTATCCGTTAGGTTAG
- a CDS encoding DUF1801 domain-containing protein, which yields MSQEIQKYNQSQSPVDREICNLLYEEINLTLAKAEKKIWHAHPVWFLEGNPIVGYSKLKSCIRLLFWSGQSFEVKGLEPEGSFKAAEARYTDVSQINKKELKRWLGQAKKIQWDYKNIVKRKGVLERLK from the coding sequence GTGAGTCAAGAGATTCAAAAATACAATCAATCCCAATCCCCAGTGGATAGAGAAATTTGTAATCTTCTTTATGAAGAAATTAATTTAACTCTCGCGAAAGCGGAAAAGAAAATATGGCATGCACATCCTGTTTGGTTTTTAGAGGGAAATCCGATTGTTGGATACAGCAAACTAAAGAGTTGTATTCGTCTTCTCTTTTGGAGTGGGCAATCTTTTGAAGTCAAAGGATTAGAGCCGGAAGGAAGTTTCAAAGCAGCAGAAGCACGTTATACAGATGTAAGTCAAATCAATAAAAAAGAATTGAAACGTTGGCTCGGCCAAGCAAAGAAAATCCAATGGGACTATAAAAATATTGTGAAACGAAAAGGTGTCCTCGAGCGATTAAAATAA
- a CDS encoding YceI family protein: MKIIHSILVLITLSAAAHLTAEENCTYEYDSSQTSLEWTAFKFTEKTGVKGKFDSIKVVGKQKDKSKFGAVKSLQFQIDSSSVNSGVPDRDGKIKKFFFGSVKGNKKIAGSFTDITAGETGTAKLNLRFGNSKTSVPVNFVWKEDVVEVTGTVDVVTLGLQSGLGKLNAECNDLHKGSDGVSKLWPTVDVKVVSTLKKICK, translated from the coding sequence ATGAAAATTATTCATTCGATTTTGGTACTAATCACACTCAGCGCCGCAGCACATTTGACTGCAGAAGAAAATTGCACTTACGAATACGACTCATCGCAAACCTCATTAGAGTGGACAGCGTTCAAATTTACTGAGAAAACAGGTGTTAAAGGTAAATTCGACTCAATCAAAGTCGTTGGCAAACAAAAAGACAAATCAAAGTTTGGTGCAGTAAAGTCTTTGCAATTCCAAATCGATTCTTCTTCAGTCAACTCGGGTGTTCCTGACCGAGATGGAAAAATTAAAAAATTCTTTTTCGGTTCCGTAAAAGGGAATAAAAAAATCGCAGGATCTTTTACCGATATCACCGCTGGAGAAACGGGAACAGCAAAACTAAATTTACGATTTGGTAACTCTAAAACTTCCGTTCCTGTGAACTTTGTTTGGAAAGAGGATGTTGTCGAAGTGACTGGAACTGTGGATGTAGTTACACTAGGTTTACAATCAGGACTTGGTAAGTTAAATGCAGAATGTAATGACTTACATAAAGGTTCAGATGGAGTCAGTAAACTTTGGCCTACAGTCGATGTGAAAGTTGTATCTACCTTAAAGAAAATTTGCAAATAA
- a CDS encoding ABC transporter transmembrane domain-containing protein, with product MLKFIHLLVFHFKNQLFKPKEENQSLRLSSHEDLAKSILDFFSESLYIHSVPSQIIEGFRSLRSKYKQLTKTNFYDFLFSASHQYQIRLNIVQKTLQDIKSYTTENSPFVFQIVNENTNLPEFYAILNYQTSSYQIKLLNQLEAEAEWYSEKELLKLIGIKSNKEFVDWIVAEPTFPFSTNKELNKSDSSVKNALKQISHLIQMESKDVLIVFIYGVGIGILSLVVPVATSSLVNIVAFGVMIQPVIILTLLVVFFLGFAGAMQTIQIYVVEILQRRVFVRIATEFAVKFPKIRQVVLDKHHNPELVNRFFDTMTIQKSIHSLLVDGLSVVLTTVIGFILISFYHPIFIVFSFLILLIGGYWVIYRLGKPAAENYIKISKEKYKVAAWLEEISRHSALFHSTFGSNFALDRADSLIRDYLYARKKYFFNYIRQIIGLVGIQALASAIVLGLGGYLVIHRQLTIGQLVAAELVIAKVLSDISKFGKQLDSFYSLIAAVDKINSVFHLPTIPVKTVEFEIPNGPIQIQLSGIHYSLSNGHKIFNQFQWKVPAGKTIGVSSNTPYDAHILLDLLCGLRTPTSGVVEYNHQNIHEVSKEQIHSVTYLIRGNEIFEGTILENIRVGREEIPLIEIRELLEELGIWDTIQSLPNGIHTPLLTFGHPFDTIQTTILSIARAIVGKPKLLLIDGNLDQLPPQLLSASLKVLLQKNRVWTLIIVSKSPNVLSQMDQILRLENDSHSLKVNS from the coding sequence ATGTTAAAATTTATACATTTGTTGGTATTTCATTTTAAGAACCAACTCTTCAAACCAAAAGAAGAAAATCAAAGCCTTAGGCTTTCTTCACATGAAGATTTGGCAAAGTCAATTTTGGATTTTTTCTCTGAATCCTTATACATTCATTCGGTTCCTAGTCAAATCATCGAAGGTTTTCGTTCCCTTCGCAGTAAATACAAACAACTGACTAAGACCAATTTCTATGATTTTCTTTTTTCCGCTTCCCACCAATACCAAATCCGCCTAAACATTGTTCAAAAAACATTACAAGACATAAAATCCTATACCACAGAAAACTCGCCCTTTGTATTTCAAATCGTAAATGAAAATACTAACCTACCTGAGTTTTATGCAATATTAAATTACCAAACTTCCTCTTATCAAATTAAATTACTAAATCAATTAGAGGCCGAAGCAGAATGGTATTCTGAAAAGGAATTGTTGAAACTCATAGGAATCAAATCAAATAAAGAATTTGTGGACTGGATCGTTGCAGAGCCAACATTTCCTTTTTCAACAAACAAAGAACTAAATAAGTCTGATTCGTCTGTTAAAAATGCGCTAAAACAAATCTCACATTTGATTCAAATGGAATCTAAAGATGTTTTGATTGTCTTTATCTATGGAGTGGGAATTGGAATTCTCTCCCTAGTTGTTCCAGTTGCCACTTCCTCACTTGTCAATATCGTAGCCTTTGGTGTGATGATTCAACCTGTCATCATATTGACATTGTTAGTCGTATTTTTTCTAGGATTTGCAGGTGCGATGCAAACCATCCAAATCTATGTGGTGGAAATTTTACAAAGACGTGTTTTTGTGAGAATTGCCACTGAGTTTGCCGTAAAGTTCCCAAAAATTCGCCAGGTTGTTTTGGACAAACACCACAACCCAGAACTTGTAAATCGTTTCTTTGATACGATGACCATTCAAAAGTCCATTCATTCCTTGTTAGTCGATGGACTTTCGGTTGTGTTAACTACTGTAATTGGTTTTATTCTGATTTCTTTTTACCATCCTATCTTTATTGTATTTTCATTTCTCATTTTACTGATTGGTGGCTATTGGGTCATCTACCGATTGGGAAAACCCGCTGCAGAAAACTATATCAAGATCTCAAAAGAAAAATACAAAGTAGCTGCTTGGTTAGAAGAAATCTCCAGGCATTCTGCCCTATTCCACTCTACCTTTGGCTCCAATTTTGCTTTAGATCGTGCCGATTCTTTGATTCGAGATTACCTATACGCTAGAAAAAAATATTTTTTTAATTATATTCGCCAAATCATTGGTCTTGTGGGAATTCAAGCTCTGGCAAGTGCCATAGTACTTGGATTAGGTGGATATTTAGTCATTCATAGACAACTAACCATAGGACAACTTGTGGCAGCTGAACTTGTGATCGCAAAAGTTTTAAGTGATATTTCAAAATTTGGAAAACAGTTAGATAGTTTTTACAGTTTGATTGCAGCGGTTGACAAAATTAATTCCGTTTTTCACTTACCAACAATCCCAGTAAAAACGGTAGAATTTGAAATTCCAAATGGCCCGATTCAAATCCAGTTGTCTGGAATTCATTATTCTTTATCTAATGGCCATAAAATATTCAATCAATTCCAATGGAAAGTGCCGGCAGGAAAAACAATCGGAGTATCTTCTAACACTCCTTATGACGCCCATATTCTATTAGATCTGTTATGTGGCCTACGAACACCGACTTCAGGTGTTGTGGAATACAACCACCAAAACATCCACGAAGTTTCCAAAGAACAAATCCATTCTGTTACTTATTTAATCAGAGGAAATGAAATCTTCGAAGGAACTATCCTGGAAAATATTCGGGTGGGGCGAGAAGAAATACCGCTCATTGAAATCAGAGAACTCCTCGAAGAATTAGGAATTTGGGATACGATTCAATCTTTACCAAATGGGATTCACACACCACTTTTAACTTTCGGACATCCCTTTGATACAATCCAAACAACAATCCTTTCCATAGCACGTGCCATCGTTGGTAAACCAAAACTGTTGTTAATCGACGGAAACTTAGACCAATTGCCACCTCAACTTCTTTCGGCTTCTCTCAAAGTTCTGTTACAAAAGAATAGAGTCTGGACACTGATTATTGTTTCCAAATCACCGAATGTTCTTTCTCAAATGGACCAAATATTACGTTTAGAAAACGATTCTCATTCCCTAAAGGTAAATTCATAA
- a CDS encoding HlyD family secretion protein: protein MSQKWKLYKNLPSYRLVQTALPAQSLAYILTIIFFISVIILLYVPWQQTTMGFGRVVAYAPLDRQQVIESPISGRVVKWHVHEGTRVKKGDPIIDISDNDPNFINRIREEKNALLQRLEAARSREDNIRSRIISLRSSMGSAVNAADSRRMMAKDRVRASEQAVDAAKAALKTANLNLDRQKQLWEKGLTSKRTLELAELEHTNAETGLDRAKASFDAAVKEERALYSDSGKVAQDAEASINDAKASLASAQSEVARVLEDLPKLEARLSRQENQEVFAPRDGTIMRILVNPDTQQVKEGDGVAILVPDSEDKAIELFISGNDIPLVGEGRKVRLQFQGYPVLQISGWPETAVGTFGGIVKLVDITDNGSGNFRVLVVPDREDRQWPSSRYLRQGVRAKGWIFLNRVSVGYELWRRFNDFPPNLPMDDPEIKSLLDENRNGENQK from the coding sequence ATGTCACAGAAATGGAAACTTTATAAAAATCTACCTTCCTATCGATTGGTGCAAACGGCTTTGCCAGCGCAAAGCCTTGCTTATATCCTAACTATTATTTTTTTCATAAGCGTAATCATCCTACTCTATGTTCCTTGGCAACAAACTACTATGGGATTTGGAAGAGTGGTTGCTTATGCACCTCTCGACCGTCAACAAGTGATTGAATCACCGATCAGCGGTCGTGTTGTCAAATGGCATGTACATGAAGGGACTCGAGTAAAAAAAGGAGATCCTATCATTGATATTTCGGACAACGATCCTAACTTTATCAATCGGATTCGTGAAGAAAAAAATGCCCTCTTACAACGATTAGAAGCAGCCAGATCCAGAGAAGATAACATCCGTTCTCGAATTATCAGTTTACGGTCTTCGATGGGAAGTGCCGTCAATGCTGCTGATTCCAGAAGGATGATGGCAAAAGACCGAGTACGCGCCAGCGAACAAGCAGTTGATGCTGCAAAAGCCGCTTTAAAAACAGCGAACCTCAACTTAGACCGCCAAAAACAATTATGGGAAAAAGGACTTACCTCCAAACGAACTTTAGAACTTGCAGAATTAGAACATACAAATGCCGAAACTGGACTCGATCGCGCGAAAGCCTCTTTTGATGCTGCAGTCAAAGAAGAGAGGGCTTTGTATAGTGATTCTGGAAAAGTCGCGCAAGATGCAGAAGCATCGATCAACGATGCAAAAGCTTCCTTAGCATCAGCACAATCGGAAGTAGCCCGTGTTTTGGAAGATTTACCAAAATTGGAAGCACGTTTGTCTAGACAAGAAAACCAAGAAGTATTTGCACCAAGAGACGGAACCATCATGAGAATTTTGGTTAATCCCGACACACAACAAGTAAAAGAAGGAGATGGAGTTGCCATCCTTGTACCCGATTCTGAAGACAAAGCGATTGAACTTTTTATTTCGGGTAACGACATTCCGTTAGTTGGAGAAGGCAGAAAGGTTCGTTTACAATTCCAAGGATATCCAGTTTTGCAAATCAGTGGATGGCCAGAGACTGCTGTAGGAACTTTCGGAGGGATTGTCAAACTAGTCGATATCACTGACAATGGATCTGGAAATTTTCGAGTCCTTGTGGTTCCTGATAGAGAAGATAGGCAGTGGCCTTCTAGTCGTTACCTCAGACAAGGTGTGCGTGCCAAAGGTTGGATTTTTCTCAATCGTGTGAGTGTGGGATATGAACTTTGGAGAAGGTTCAATGACTTCCCACCAAACCTTCCCATGGATGATCCAGAAATTAAATCATTGTTAGATGAAAATAGAAATGGTGAGAATCAAAAATGA